A single genomic interval of Kineosporia corallincola harbors:
- a CDS encoding thioesterase II family protein, with protein MPSDPWIRRFRPTSTATARLVCLPHAGGSASWYLPVASALSPRADVLAIQYPGRQDRGREAPLPDLATLADRLAPVLLPLDDLPLFLFGHSMGASLAFELTRRLEAAGLPVARLFVSGRRAPSVLHDGRVHLMDDAGLLGHLRGLDGTAPAVLDDADLMRAALPALRADYRAAELYRGTPGATVAAPVTALGGDADPETPVADVAAWSAHTTGGFELEVFPGGHFFVTGRAASDVLALLERRLHG; from the coding sequence ATGCCCTCCGATCCGTGGATCCGCCGGTTCCGGCCCACCAGCACCGCGACGGCCCGGCTGGTGTGCCTGCCGCACGCCGGTGGCTCGGCGTCCTGGTACCTGCCGGTGGCCAGTGCCCTGAGCCCGCGCGCCGACGTGCTGGCGATCCAGTACCCCGGGCGGCAGGACCGTGGCCGTGAGGCGCCGCTGCCGGATCTCGCGACCCTGGCCGACCGGCTGGCCCCGGTGCTGCTGCCGCTCGACGACCTGCCGCTGTTCCTGTTCGGGCACAGCATGGGCGCGTCGCTGGCGTTCGAGCTGACCCGGCGGCTGGAGGCGGCCGGGCTGCCGGTGGCCCGGCTGTTCGTGTCCGGGCGCAGGGCCCCGTCGGTGCTCCACGACGGCCGGGTGCACCTGATGGACGACGCCGGCCTGCTCGGTCATCTGCGCGGGCTCGACGGCACGGCGCCGGCGGTGCTCGACGACGCGGACCTGATGCGGGCCGCGCTGCCGGCGCTGCGGGCCGACTACCGGGCGGCCGAGCTGTACCGGGGGACGCCCGGGGCCACGGTCGCGGCACCGGTCACCGCGCTGGGTGGGGACGCCGACCCGGAGACGCCCGTGGCCGACGTGGCGGCCTGGAGTGCGCACACCACGGGCGGTTTCGAGCTGGAGGTGTTCCCGGGCGGGCACTTCTTCGTCACCGGCCGGGCGGCCTCGGACGTGCTGGCCCTGCTGGAACGGCGCCTGCACGGCTGA
- a CDS encoding alpha-L-rhamnosidase — translation MTTHLTPYGLTAEQRVEPLGLDAENPRLSWKLRGGRRGAAQTAYRLTAALRAGDLDDAGRLLLDTGRVDSGETLLIDWPGPELAPCTRYFWRVEVWDENGDRVAGAQSWFETGLLRVDAWQAAWIGRDAVNQPPMDPPTDHDRTVATHNLPPPLYLRRSFTLGREPVRARLYATAHGVYQPRLNGEPLGDGELAPGWTDYRHRVQYQTHDVTDALRVGENVLAAVVADGWWSGYVGFDPRRPACHYGDAPALLARLVVWFADGTRQAVTTDGSWTEGPGEIRFSDLLMGEYVDARARVRGWDEPGFVDATGSGAASSSGDVGTPGGWGGRRSGFRPVAVLGTDPGPVVAEPDEPVRVTHTVRPVSITRAGPTPSTTPPSIVDFGQNLVGRVRLTVHGAAPGTRIVVRHAEILSDGALYVANLRRAEATDTFITSGAATEVFEPLFTFHGFRYAEIAGLEHRFDVEARVLHSDTPQAGEFHCSDATVNQLYSNIVWGQRGNWVSVPTDCPQRDERLGWLADAQIFAPTASRNADVSAFFARWMLDVLGTQDAEGAFRDVAPVVSMYRQAAPAWGDGAVVIPWHLWRTYADKRSLATAFPHMKAWVGFVHRHNPDLIWRHRTGNSYGDWLEIDAHTPREVLATAYFAHSARIVAGAARVLGDDEAAAAHEELHRGIRAAFAHHFVRPDGSVAGGTQTGHLLALAFGLVPEHLTEATVGHLVADLKGRGNRLTTGFAGVGLLCPVLTAHGHADVAYALLHQDEYPSWGYSIRHGATTIWERWDGWTRHAGFQSASMNSFNHYSLGSVGDWLFGRVAGIDQTPGSVAYSELLLRPTPGGRLTWARATQETARGSVTCGWSLNNGTLVVTVVVPPGPDAVLQFPDGARNLTEDGEAAALRPGVTPLANGLRLRSGSYTFSADLVRPTTS, via the coding sequence ATGACGACGCACCTGACCCCCTACGGCCTGACGGCCGAGCAGCGAGTGGAACCGCTCGGCCTGGACGCCGAGAACCCGCGCCTGTCCTGGAAACTCAGGGGTGGACGACGAGGGGCCGCGCAGACCGCCTACCGCCTGACGGCGGCTCTGCGGGCCGGCGACCTGGACGACGCCGGCCGGCTGCTGCTCGACACCGGCCGGGTGGATTCCGGCGAGACCCTGCTGATCGACTGGCCGGGGCCGGAACTCGCGCCGTGCACCCGCTACTTCTGGCGGGTGGAGGTCTGGGACGAGAACGGCGACCGGGTCGCCGGCGCGCAGTCCTGGTTCGAGACCGGGCTGCTGCGGGTGGACGCGTGGCAGGCGGCGTGGATCGGGCGGGACGCGGTGAACCAGCCGCCGATGGACCCGCCGACCGATCACGACCGCACCGTGGCCACGCACAACCTGCCCCCGCCGCTGTATCTGCGGCGCTCGTTCACGCTCGGCCGGGAGCCGGTGCGGGCCCGGCTCTATGCCACGGCGCACGGGGTGTATCAGCCGAGGCTGAACGGAGAACCCCTGGGGGACGGCGAACTCGCGCCGGGCTGGACGGACTACCGGCACCGTGTGCAGTACCAGACCCACGACGTGACGGACGCCCTGCGGGTGGGCGAGAACGTGCTGGCAGCCGTGGTCGCGGACGGCTGGTGGTCGGGGTACGTCGGGTTCGACCCGCGCCGGCCCGCCTGCCACTACGGCGACGCGCCCGCCCTGCTGGCCCGGCTGGTGGTCTGGTTCGCCGACGGCACCCGGCAGGCCGTCACCACCGACGGCTCGTGGACCGAGGGGCCGGGCGAGATCCGGTTCTCGGACCTGCTCATGGGTGAGTACGTGGACGCCCGCGCCCGGGTTCGGGGCTGGGACGAGCCGGGTTTCGTGGACGCCACGGGTTCCGGAGCGGCATCCTCCTCCGGCGACGTGGGGACCCCGGGCGGGTGGGGCGGGCGGCGCAGCGGCTTCCGGCCGGTGGCGGTGCTCGGCACCGATCCCGGCCCGGTGGTCGCGGAACCCGACGAACCGGTGCGGGTGACCCACACCGTCCGGCCGGTCTCGATCACCCGCGCCGGACCCACGCCCTCCACCACCCCGCCGAGCATCGTGGACTTCGGGCAGAACCTCGTCGGCCGGGTCCGCCTCACCGTGCACGGCGCGGCGCCCGGCACCCGCATCGTGGTGCGGCATGCCGAGATCCTCAGCGACGGCGCGCTGTACGTCGCCAATCTGCGCCGGGCCGAGGCGACCGACACGTTCATCACCTCCGGCGCAGCGACCGAGGTGTTCGAGCCGCTGTTCACCTTCCACGGCTTCCGTTACGCCGAGATCGCCGGCCTGGAGCACCGTTTCGACGTGGAGGCCCGGGTGCTGCACAGCGACACCCCGCAGGCCGGGGAGTTCCACTGCTCCGACGCCACGGTGAACCAGCTGTACTCGAACATCGTGTGGGGGCAGCGGGGCAACTGGGTGTCCGTGCCCACCGACTGCCCGCAACGCGACGAGCGCCTCGGCTGGCTCGCCGACGCGCAGATCTTCGCCCCCACCGCCAGCCGGAACGCGGACGTCTCGGCGTTCTTCGCCCGCTGGATGCTCGACGTGCTCGGCACCCAGGACGCGGAAGGGGCGTTCCGCGACGTCGCCCCGGTGGTCTCGATGTACCGGCAGGCCGCGCCGGCCTGGGGCGACGGCGCCGTCGTCATCCCCTGGCACCTGTGGCGCACCTACGCCGACAAGCGCTCACTGGCAACGGCTTTCCCGCACATGAAAGCATGGGTCGGCTTCGTCCACCGGCACAACCCCGACCTCATCTGGCGCCACCGCACCGGCAACTCCTACGGCGACTGGCTGGAGATCGACGCCCACACCCCGCGGGAGGTGCTGGCCACGGCCTACTTCGCGCACAGCGCCCGGATCGTGGCCGGGGCGGCCCGGGTGCTGGGCGACGACGAGGCCGCCGCGGCCCACGAGGAACTGCACCGGGGAATCCGCGCGGCCTTCGCCCACCACTTCGTGCGCCCGGACGGCAGCGTCGCCGGCGGCACCCAGACCGGTCATCTGCTGGCCCTGGCCTTCGGGCTGGTGCCGGAACACCTCACCGAGGCCACGGTAGGGCACCTGGTGGCCGACCTGAAGGGCCGGGGCAACCGGCTGACCACCGGCTTCGCCGGGGTCGGCCTGCTCTGCCCGGTGCTCACCGCGCACGGCCACGCCGACGTCGCCTACGCCCTGCTGCACCAGGACGAGTACCCGTCGTGGGGCTACTCGATCCGGCACGGCGCCACCACGATCTGGGAACGCTGGGACGGCTGGACCCGGCACGCCGGATTCCAGTCGGCGTCGATGAACTCGTTCAACCACTACAGCCTGGGCAGCGTCGGCGACTGGCTGTTCGGCCGGGTCGCGGGCATCGACCAGACCCCGGGCTCGGTGGCGTACTCCGAGCTGCTGCTGCGCCCCACCCCCGGCGGCCGGCTGACCTGGGCCCGGGCGACGCAGGAGACGGCGCGCGGGAGCGTCACCTGCGGCTGGTCACTGAACAACGGGACGCTGGTGGTCACGGTGGTGGTCCCACCTGGCCCGGACGCCGTCCTCCAGTTCCCCGACGGCGCCCGGAACCTCACGGAGGACGGCGAGGCGGCCGCGCTGCGGCCCGGCGTCACCCCCCTGGCGAACGGCCTTCGCCTCAGGTCCGGCAGCTACACCTTCTCCGCCGATCTCGTCCGGCCCACCACGTCCTAG
- a CDS encoding FAD/NAD(P)-binding protein has product MAVDRAARPTILIVGGGVAGTLVTVHLARLAARRSTGVDIVVLEPSDLLGRGVAFGTPEDRHLLNVPASGMTALPEEPGHFVAWRAEDDPDRPSLPYDFTSRREFSRYVRELLSESLATAGGQVSLRHVQQQALRVRRSGAGAEVSTARRTYRADAVVVATGLPAAGWDWAPETLRSSPFFVPDPWAPGALDVIRRDRSGPAPVLVVGAGLTMVDVALSLTGEGRDDRALHVVSRSGRLPRTHARSPKLATIPDVSDWDTGIEELRKRVHRHFSEVVRSSGDWRPALDGLRVQVQNLWSRMSDADRLAFLREDAGYWNVLRHRMPLASSDKLNQLRAQGRLHLHSGATVAGAQPLSRGGLRVTMTDGSTHEVGWVVNCTGPRTDIRELGNPLLDDLLKPVHGVAAATVSTGGMGLRTVNGRLIDSAGSPEAPIWTLGALRRGELWETTAVPEIRVQARELATTLLDTLAPLPRRLADGRIVSGHHPIARPRDLLGLPLSTTAESAASFNAGLERVMRLQAGAEDLLREAVEHDPDFALAHAALAMLGHEAGAHADVRASLAEAQRAITVRGDDRERSFVDVIERRVNDVRNSGAQALIAHIAAYPRDALAVSAAVPTIAFSGVTDLQQEAWALVEGLAPAYGDHWWYISLLAFTRQEQSRFEEAALLAESALACEPSSGHAVHAQTHVNYETGQHEEGRVWLDHWVTETGRSAGYRAHFAWHAALHELALGDLDAVRRRYETHLAPPAVTGVRALIDSASLLWRWRLVDDRDLPPAGPVLEAIGEGLLKTPQTPFIALYAAIALTAADDVAGLAQLRQHALGSSEASMHTLVVAACEALTAVVERRWADAAPILEDLYPRLDHIAGSAAQREVFHDTLIHCLRQDGHDVLADELLAARPARRPC; this is encoded by the coding sequence ATGGCGGTTGACCGGGCAGCACGGCCGACCATCCTGATCGTGGGCGGCGGTGTGGCGGGCACGCTCGTCACCGTCCACCTGGCCCGGCTGGCGGCCCGCCGGTCCACCGGCGTCGACATCGTCGTGCTGGAACCGTCCGACCTGCTGGGCCGGGGCGTGGCCTTCGGCACGCCGGAGGACCGGCACCTGCTCAACGTCCCGGCCAGCGGCATGACCGCCCTGCCGGAGGAGCCCGGGCACTTCGTCGCCTGGCGCGCCGAGGACGACCCGGACCGCCCCTCCCTCCCCTACGACTTCACCTCACGCCGCGAGTTCTCCCGCTACGTGCGCGAACTGCTCAGCGAGTCGCTGGCCACGGCGGGCGGCCAGGTGTCGCTGCGCCACGTGCAGCAGCAGGCGCTGCGCGTGCGGCGTTCCGGGGCCGGGGCCGAGGTGTCCACCGCCCGCCGCACCTACCGGGCCGACGCCGTGGTGGTGGCCACCGGCCTGCCCGCCGCCGGCTGGGACTGGGCCCCCGAGACCCTGCGCTCCTCACCGTTCTTCGTGCCCGACCCGTGGGCGCCCGGCGCGCTCGACGTGATCCGCCGCGACCGCAGCGGCCCGGCCCCGGTGCTGGTCGTCGGCGCGGGCCTGACCATGGTCGACGTCGCGCTGTCGCTCACCGGCGAGGGCCGCGACGACCGGGCGCTGCACGTCGTCTCGCGCAGCGGCCGGCTGCCCCGCACGCACGCCCGCAGCCCGAAACTGGCCACCATCCCGGACGTCTCGGACTGGGACACCGGCATCGAGGAACTGCGCAAGCGGGTGCACCGGCACTTCAGCGAGGTGGTCCGCTCCTCCGGCGACTGGCGCCCGGCCCTGGACGGCCTGCGGGTGCAGGTGCAGAACCTGTGGAGCCGGATGAGCGACGCCGACCGGCTCGCCTTCCTGCGCGAGGACGCCGGCTACTGGAACGTGCTGCGTCACCGCATGCCGCTGGCCAGCTCGGACAAGCTGAACCAGCTGCGGGCGCAGGGCCGCCTGCACCTGCACTCCGGCGCCACGGTGGCCGGGGCGCAGCCGCTGTCGCGGGGCGGGCTGCGGGTCACGATGACCGACGGCAGCACCCACGAGGTGGGCTGGGTGGTCAACTGCACCGGGCCGCGCACCGACATCCGGGAGCTCGGCAACCCGCTGCTCGACGACCTGCTGAAGCCGGTGCACGGCGTGGCCGCGGCCACCGTCTCCACCGGCGGCATGGGACTGCGCACCGTGAACGGCCGGCTGATCGACTCGGCGGGCAGCCCCGAGGCGCCGATCTGGACGCTGGGCGCGCTGCGCCGCGGCGAGCTGTGGGAGACCACGGCGGTGCCCGAGATCCGGGTCCAGGCCCGGGAACTGGCCACCACGCTGCTCGACACCCTGGCCCCGCTGCCGCGCCGGCTGGCCGACGGCCGCATCGTCAGCGGGCACCACCCGATCGCCCGGCCGCGCGACCTGCTCGGCCTGCCGCTGTCCACCACCGCCGAGTCGGCGGCCAGTTTCAACGCCGGCCTGGAGCGGGTCATGCGTCTCCAGGCCGGTGCCGAGGACCTGCTGCGCGAGGCCGTCGAGCACGACCCGGACTTCGCCCTGGCGCACGCCGCGCTGGCCATGCTCGGGCACGAGGCCGGCGCGCACGCCGACGTGCGGGCGTCGCTGGCCGAGGCCCAGCGGGCGATCACGGTGCGCGGCGACGACCGCGAGCGCAGCTTCGTCGACGTGATCGAGCGCCGGGTCAACGACGTGCGCAACTCCGGGGCCCAGGCCCTGATCGCGCACATCGCCGCCTACCCGCGCGACGCGCTCGCGGTCTCGGCCGCCGTCCCCACGATCGCGTTCTCCGGCGTCACCGATCTCCAGCAGGAGGCGTGGGCGCTGGTCGAGGGGCTGGCCCCGGCGTACGGCGACCACTGGTGGTACATCTCGCTGCTGGCGTTCACCCGGCAGGAGCAGTCCCGGTTCGAGGAGGCCGCGCTGCTGGCCGAGAGTGCCCTGGCCTGTGAGCCGTCGTCCGGGCACGCGGTGCACGCGCAGACCCACGTGAACTACGAGACCGGCCAGCACGAGGAGGGCCGGGTCTGGCTGGACCACTGGGTCACCGAGACCGGGCGGTCGGCCGGCTACCGTGCCCACTTCGCCTGGCACGCGGCCCTTCACGAGCTGGCGCTGGGCGACCTGGACGCAGTGCGCCGGCGCTACGAGACGCACCTGGCCCCGCCCGCGGTCACCGGGGTGCGCGCGCTGATCGACTCGGCGTCGCTGCTGTGGCGCTGGCGGCTCGTCGACGACCGCGACCTGCCCCCGGCCGGGCCGGTGCTGGAGGCGATCGGCGAGGGCCTGCTGAAGACACCGCAGACGCCGTTCATCGCGCTGTACGCGGCGATCGCGCTGACCGCGGCCGACGACGTGGCCGGGCTGGCGCAGCTGCGGCAGCACGCGCTGGGGTCGTCCGAGGCGTCGATGCACACGCTGGTCGTGGCGGCGTGCGAGGCGCTGACCGCGGTGGTGGAGCGGCGCTGGGCCGACGCCGCGCCGATCCTGGAAGACCTGTACCCCCGGCTGGACCACATCGCCGGGTCGGCGGCGCAGCGCGAGGTGTTCCACGACACGCTGATCCACTGCCTGCGCCAGGACGGTCACGACGTGCTGGCCGACGAGCTGCTCGCCGCCCGGCCGGCCCGCCGGCCCTGCTAG
- a CDS encoding ABC transporter substrate-binding protein, translating to MKRTLWQRSSALVALGTVTALLAACAGGTRAASGGDGDGDGGSRTLTLASVDQGSIEPVVAAFEKAHPGVKVEYTTSAADQYQQQIRTQLASGTAPDVMSVWPGNGNPGATYVLAKPGYLLDLSDQPWADRYPDALKTVTRYGGRTYNAVYGLNAIGAIYNTGALEKSGLTAPATWPEVLPFCEAAARKGTPAYALGIQDNWVTQLVLYALVAGTLYPGDPDFDTRMAAGQATFTGSAWEDALAKYQQMDDAGCFQKDALGTSYEASQTLAATGRTLGVVQGNWIVSLLKEKNPDASFTFRPLPGTDEEDRLLIPAAAGAGYGVNAKTANRELALEFISFVMSQEGMKLFVEAQGGLPALPDSGATVDPALEDVATFIDNDRTVPFMDQLWPNPRVQQTMLSGLQEIFSGQSTGTEMFAAMDADYAAGG from the coding sequence ATGAAACGCACTCTGTGGCAACGATCATCGGCACTGGTCGCGCTCGGCACGGTCACCGCCCTGCTGGCGGCCTGCGCGGGCGGCACCAGGGCCGCCTCCGGCGGCGACGGGGACGGGGACGGCGGCTCCAGGACCCTCACCCTGGCTTCGGTGGACCAGGGATCGATCGAGCCGGTCGTCGCGGCGTTCGAGAAGGCCCACCCCGGCGTGAAGGTCGAGTACACGACCAGCGCCGCCGACCAGTACCAGCAGCAGATCCGCACCCAGCTGGCCTCCGGCACCGCCCCCGACGTGATGAGTGTGTGGCCGGGCAACGGCAATCCCGGCGCCACCTACGTGCTCGCGAAACCCGGCTACCTGCTCGACCTCTCCGACCAGCCCTGGGCCGACCGGTATCCGGACGCGCTGAAGACCGTGACCCGCTACGGGGGGAGAACCTACAACGCGGTCTACGGGCTGAACGCGATCGGCGCGATCTACAACACCGGGGCCCTGGAGAAGTCCGGGCTCACCGCCCCGGCCACCTGGCCGGAGGTACTGCCGTTCTGTGAGGCGGCGGCGAGGAAGGGAACACCCGCCTACGCCCTCGGCATCCAGGACAACTGGGTCACCCAGCTGGTGCTCTACGCCCTGGTGGCCGGCACGCTCTACCCCGGCGACCCGGACTTCGACACCCGGATGGCGGCCGGGCAGGCCACCTTCACCGGGTCGGCCTGGGAGGACGCGCTGGCGAAGTACCAGCAGATGGACGACGCCGGGTGTTTCCAGAAGGACGCCCTGGGAACCAGTTACGAGGCCTCGCAGACCCTGGCCGCCACCGGGAGGACGCTCGGCGTGGTGCAGGGCAACTGGATCGTGTCGCTGCTGAAGGAGAAGAACCCGGACGCCTCGTTCACGTTCCGGCCGCTGCCGGGCACGGACGAGGAGGACCGGCTGCTGATCCCGGCCGCCGCCGGGGCCGGGTACGGGGTGAATGCGAAGACGGCGAACCGGGAGCTGGCGCTGGAGTTCATTTCCTTTGTGATGTCACAGGAAGGGATGAAACTCTTCGTCGAGGCGCAGGGCGGCCTGCCCGCGCTGCCGGACAGCGGAGCGACCGTGGACCCGGCCCTCGAAGACGTCGCGACCTTCATCGACAACGACCGCACCGTGCCCTTCATGGACCAGCTGTGGCCGAACCCCAGGGTGCAGCAGACGATGCTGAGCGGACTCCAGGAGATCTTCAGCGGGCAGAGCACCGGGACGGAGATGTTCGCGGCGATGGACGCCGACTACGCGGCTGGCGGGTAG
- a CDS encoding putative bifunctional diguanylate cyclase/phosphodiesterase, which produces MRAVRGACAAVVVLLAVYCVVVALGTTGGRHLPIGVVSVFTGAVIGGCALVCGLRAYRERSDRAAWACVCAGLVSYTAGTLLWQLVLQNRVPPPYPSSADLLWLTLDPLCIVAIWLMVRSRLGRRISALLDGVVAALGVASLATLYVLPGITDDAGASLAAVVTNFAYPLVDLALVASAIGGTAALGAWRERTWLLLTAGFALFTVADTWYLWLVVADTFRPGDWNDVCYLVALVLVTLAALRPGPAGETTAQGRRRDREFLVPLLFGLLPLWVLVAASLRTGRAPLPTVLLAVAGLVALAARTALAIREVVALTDQRRLARTDSLTGLPNRRALYDLLGSGADGAVLIIDLDRFKEINDALGHQVGDELLRRVAERLAATVPAPGLVARLGGDEFAVHLPGTPREEAARTATALLAVLEEPFTVAGTVLHVGGSIGITAPAPGTAVGRALAEADMAMYRAKTARTGFAVYDDADASTAWFRLATVEALRLALDERRLTLHFQPIVDARTRLPASAEALVRWTDPERGPVPPDVFLPLAEHAGLMPTLTRAVLDLAFEEARALRALGHELPISVNLSASDLLDGRLEHEVADRLAAGELPPSAVKIEITESLLVDARGRGGDLLMALRDLGIELLVDDFGTGYSSMAYLHDLPVSTLKVDRSFTSRLGADPRTGVIVSSTIDMAHRLGLDVVAEGVETQEQLDWLRAEGCDLIQGYLTSRPLPAAALHEWLGSVRAVDPSSSGTA; this is translated from the coding sequence ATGCGGGCGGTGCGCGGGGCATGCGCGGCCGTCGTCGTGCTGCTGGCCGTCTACTGCGTCGTCGTCGCCCTGGGCACCACCGGGGGACGGCACCTGCCGATCGGGGTGGTCAGCGTCTTCACCGGCGCCGTCATCGGCGGCTGCGCCCTGGTCTGCGGCCTGCGCGCGTACCGGGAGCGCTCCGACCGCGCCGCCTGGGCCTGCGTCTGCGCCGGCCTGGTGTCGTACACGGCCGGAACCCTGCTCTGGCAGCTGGTGCTCCAGAACCGGGTGCCGCCGCCCTACCCGTCGTCGGCCGACCTGCTGTGGCTGACCCTCGACCCGCTGTGCATCGTCGCGATCTGGCTGATGGTGCGCTCCCGGCTGGGGCGCCGGATCAGTGCCCTGCTCGACGGCGTCGTCGCCGCGCTGGGTGTCGCCTCCCTGGCCACGCTCTACGTGCTGCCCGGGATTACCGACGACGCCGGGGCCTCGCTCGCCGCCGTCGTCACCAATTTCGCCTATCCACTGGTCGATCTCGCGCTCGTCGCGTCGGCGATCGGCGGCACGGCCGCCCTCGGCGCCTGGCGCGAGCGCACCTGGCTGCTGCTGACCGCCGGCTTCGCCCTGTTCACCGTCGCCGACACCTGGTACCTCTGGCTGGTCGTGGCCGACACCTTCCGGCCCGGTGACTGGAACGACGTCTGCTACCTGGTCGCCCTCGTGCTGGTCACCCTGGCCGCGCTGCGTCCCGGGCCGGCCGGCGAGACCACCGCTCAGGGACGGCGAAGAGACCGCGAGTTCCTCGTCCCCCTGCTGTTCGGCCTGCTGCCGCTGTGGGTGCTGGTGGCCGCGTCACTGCGCACCGGCCGGGCCCCGCTGCCCACCGTGCTGCTGGCGGTGGCCGGGCTGGTCGCGCTCGCCGCCCGCACCGCCCTGGCCATCCGCGAGGTGGTCGCGTTGACCGACCAGCGCCGCCTGGCCCGCACCGACAGCCTCACCGGACTGCCGAACCGGCGCGCGCTGTACGACCTGCTCGGTTCCGGTGCGGACGGCGCCGTGCTGATCATCGACCTGGACCGGTTCAAGGAGATCAACGACGCCCTCGGCCACCAGGTCGGCGACGAGCTGCTGCGCCGGGTCGCGGAGCGGCTGGCCGCGACGGTGCCCGCCCCCGGCCTGGTCGCGCGGCTGGGCGGCGACGAGTTCGCGGTGCACCTGCCCGGCACACCCCGCGAGGAGGCCGCCCGCACCGCCACCGCCCTGCTGGCCGTGCTGGAGGAACCGTTCACCGTGGCGGGGACCGTGCTGCACGTCGGCGGCAGCATCGGGATCACCGCCCCGGCCCCGGGCACCGCGGTGGGCCGGGCACTGGCCGAGGCCGACATGGCGATGTACCGGGCGAAGACCGCCCGCACCGGGTTCGCGGTCTACGACGACGCCGACGCGAGCACCGCCTGGTTCCGGCTGGCCACCGTGGAGGCGCTGCGCCTGGCCCTGGACGAGCGGCGCCTGACCCTGCACTTCCAGCCGATCGTGGACGCCCGCACCCGGCTGCCCGCCTCGGCCGAGGCCCTGGTGCGCTGGACCGATCCCGAGCGCGGCCCGGTGCCGCCGGACGTGTTCCTGCCGCTGGCCGAGCACGCCGGGCTGATGCCCACCCTCACCCGCGCGGTGCTCGACCTGGCCTTCGAGGAGGCCCGGGCCCTGCGCGCCCTGGGCCACGAGCTGCCGATCTCGGTGAACCTGTCGGCCAGCGACCTGCTCGACGGGCGGCTGGAGCACGAGGTGGCCGACCGGCTGGCCGCCGGTGAACTGCCGCCCTCCGCGGTGAAGATCGAGATCACCGAGTCCCTGCTGGTGGACGCCCGGGGCCGGGGCGGCGACCTGCTGATGGCGTTGCGCGACCTCGGGATCGAGCTGCTGGTGGACGACTTCGGCACCGGCTACTCCAGCATGGCCTACCTGCACGACCTGCCGGTCTCCACGCTGAAGGTGGACCGCTCGTTCACCAGCCGGCTGGGCGCCGACCCGCGCACCGGGGTGATCGTCAGCTCGACCATCGACATGGCCCACCGGCTGGGCCTGGACGTGGTGGCCGAGGGCGTGGAGACGCAGGAACAGCTCGACTGGCTGCGGGCCGAGGGCTGCGACCTGATCCAGGGCTACCTGACGTCGCGCCCGCTGCCGGCCGCCGCGCTGCACGAGTGGCTGGGCAGCGTGCGGGCCGTCGACCCTAGCTCTTCAGGCACAGCGTGA
- a CDS encoding carbohydrate ABC transporter permease → MNRYRPATLVLELVMVAVALVVALPVYVLVNLAVRAPADTSSPIGLTTHPTLTNFTGAWRDGALGGALGNSVLVTSASVLIVLGVSALAGYPLARVRTHWSRGTFALFMLGLILPFQLASLPLYQTMRDLGLLGQAWALILFYSGLQVPFTTFLYVGFIRGLPRDFEDAALIDGCGHWQAFRHVVFPMLRPITVTALVLNTVFVWNDFFTPLLYLSGSGQQTMPVAVAGFVGQYVSEWNLIFAALLISVIPILVVYFALQRSIINGFAGGLKG, encoded by the coding sequence GTGAACCGTTACCGGCCGGCGACTCTCGTGCTGGAACTGGTGATGGTCGCGGTCGCCCTGGTGGTCGCCCTGCCGGTGTACGTGCTGGTGAACCTGGCCGTGCGGGCCCCGGCCGACACGTCGTCCCCGATCGGGCTCACCACGCACCCGACCCTCACCAACTTCACCGGCGCCTGGCGCGACGGCGCCCTGGGCGGAGCGCTCGGCAACAGCGTGCTGGTGACGAGCGCGAGTGTGCTGATCGTGCTGGGGGTTTCGGCGCTGGCCGGGTATCCACTGGCCCGGGTGCGCACGCACTGGTCGCGGGGCACGTTCGCGCTGTTCATGCTGGGACTGATCCTGCCGTTCCAGCTGGCCTCCCTGCCGCTGTACCAGACCATGCGGGATCTCGGGCTGCTCGGGCAGGCCTGGGCCCTGATCCTGTTCTACTCCGGCCTCCAGGTGCCGTTCACCACGTTCCTCTACGTCGGGTTCATCCGGGGCCTGCCCAGGGATTTCGAGGACGCAGCGCTGATCGACGGGTGCGGGCACTGGCAGGCGTTCCGGCACGTGGTGTTCCCGATGCTGCGCCCGATCACGGTGACGGCGCTGGTGCTCAACACGGTGTTCGTCTGGAACGACTTCTTCACCCCGCTGCTGTACCTGTCGGGCAGCGGGCAGCAGACGATGCCGGTGGCCGTGGCCGGTTTCGTCGGGCAGTACGTGTCCGAGTGGAATCTCATCTTCGCCGCCCTGCTGATCAGCGTGATTCCGATCCTGGTGGTCTATTTCGCGTTGCAGCGCAGCATCATCAACGGCTTCGCCGGAGGACTCAAGGGATGA